From Azospirillum humicireducens, a single genomic window includes:
- a CDS encoding GGDEF domain-containing protein, whose amino-acid sequence MTPLGQPSGTAERRSWTLGLRATVAVTVAILVLGSAVVKGLVVGDGAADALEQEIGDSMTGLAQSLARQLDSTMWARANQIAALSRIEALKDPAVAQSTIDELKRRDPTIAWIGMTNSDGRVMAASGGLLLGADISSRPVHQEGMKGLFIGDVHEAVALRGKIPYLEGETPKFVDVSAPLQKADGSPVGVLAAHYSWEWAHASIRQLTEPLSDRRDLTLFILSVDGTVLIGPDQTVGKPLPVATLTARLRDGWSADRWPDGVTYVTGVAHGRGLHDYAGLGWTVIARQPANMVFAETNRLRLTIIGSGILLALLFSVIGWFAAGRIARPLSAIADAAGRIGHGERGVAIPDVGGVTEIRRLCVSLRDMVDSLTNKDAALMRLEDIAYEDRLTALPNRRYFEQYVEASAGSGGGSATVMYIDLDGFKPVNDRLGHDAGDAVLRQIGGRLAGIFRGDDVIARLGGDEFAAVLPRRAGHPAPDAGELACRIIAAVNEPVSINGEKVRVGCSIGIASWPEDDGDMATVMRHADSALYQAKRDGRNRAVRWTRVE is encoded by the coding sequence ATGACGCCCCTTGGACAACCAAGCGGCACGGCCGAACGCCGCAGCTGGACGCTTGGCCTGCGCGCCACGGTCGCCGTCACCGTGGCGATCCTCGTTCTGGGATCGGCGGTGGTGAAGGGGCTGGTCGTCGGCGATGGCGCCGCCGATGCCCTGGAGCAGGAGATCGGCGATTCGATGACCGGCCTGGCGCAGTCGCTGGCGCGCCAGCTCGATTCGACCATGTGGGCGCGCGCCAATCAGATCGCCGCTCTCTCGCGCATCGAAGCATTGAAGGACCCGGCGGTGGCGCAATCGACCATCGACGAGTTGAAGCGCCGCGACCCGACCATCGCCTGGATCGGCATGACGAATTCCGACGGGCGGGTGATGGCGGCGTCCGGCGGGCTGCTGCTGGGGGCGGACATCTCCAGCCGCCCGGTCCATCAGGAAGGCATGAAAGGGCTGTTCATCGGCGACGTGCACGAGGCTGTGGCCCTGCGCGGCAAGATTCCGTACCTGGAGGGCGAGACGCCGAAATTCGTCGATGTCTCCGCCCCGCTGCAGAAGGCGGACGGCAGCCCGGTGGGCGTGCTGGCTGCCCATTACAGCTGGGAATGGGCCCACGCCTCGATCCGGCAGCTGACGGAGCCGCTGTCCGACCGGCGGGATCTCACGCTGTTCATCCTTTCGGTCGATGGCACGGTGCTGATCGGTCCGGATCAGACGGTGGGCAAGCCCCTGCCGGTCGCGACTCTGACCGCAAGGCTGCGCGACGGCTGGAGCGCCGACCGCTGGCCGGACGGCGTCACCTATGTCACCGGCGTGGCGCACGGCCGCGGGCTGCATGACTATGCCGGTCTCGGCTGGACGGTGATCGCCCGCCAGCCGGCCAACATGGTGTTCGCCGAGACCAACCGGCTTCGGCTGACCATCATCGGGTCGGGCATCCTGCTGGCCCTGCTGTTCAGCGTGATCGGCTGGTTCGCCGCCGGGCGGATCGCCCGCCCGCTGAGCGCGATCGCCGATGCCGCCGGACGGATCGGCCATGGCGAGCGCGGCGTCGCCATTCCAGACGTCGGCGGCGTGACGGAGATCCGCCGGCTGTGCGTCTCGCTGCGGGACATGGTGGACAGCCTGACCAACAAGGACGCCGCACTGATGCGGCTGGAGGACATCGCCTATGAGGACCGGCTGACCGCGCTGCCGAACCGCCGCTATTTCGAACAGTATGTCGAGGCGTCGGCCGGGAGCGGCGGCGGATCGGCGACGGTGATGTACATCGACCTGGACGGCTTCAAGCCGGTGAACGACCGGCTGGGCCACGATGCCGGTGACGCCGTCCTGCGGCAGATCGGCGGCCGGCTCGCCGGCATCTTCCGAGGCGACGATGTCATCGCCCGGCTGGGCGGCGACGAGTTCGCCGCCGTGCTGCCGCGCCGCGCCGGCCATCCCGCCCCCGATGCCGGGGAATTGGCCTGCCGCATCATCGCCGCGGTGAACGAACCGGTTTCGATCAACGGCGAGAAGGTGCGCGTCGGCTGCTCCATCGGCATCGCCTCCTGGCCGGAAGACGACGGCGACATGGCGACGGTGATGCGCCATGCCGACTCCGCGCTCTACCAGGCCAAGCGCGACGGACGCAACCGCGCCGTGCGCTGGACCAGGGTCGAGTAG
- a CDS encoding zinc-binding metallopeptidase family protein: MKLFECQNCRQPLYFENTLCERCGYRLGYLPDAGTLSAIDPTDHDGVWSALATSEPLHKFCANAGLDACNWMLPADSPDTHCAACRHNRTIPDLSDTANLTLWRKLEMAKHHLFYTLTNLTLPLQTRIENPEEGLAFDFLSDTVAADGTVTPVLTGHANGLITINVAEADDAEREKRRTDMGEPYRTLLGHFRHEIGHYVWDRLVRDDPALLERFRALFGDEREDYGEALKRHYANGAPADWQANFVSSYATAHPWEDFAETWAHYLHIVDTLETARAFGLRIRPRITEGAELESEIDFNPHKARQIEDLIDPWLPLTYAVNSLNRSMGQPDLYPFILSPAVIGKLGFMNGMVRGLEGR; this comes from the coding sequence ATGAAACTCTTCGAATGCCAGAACTGCCGCCAGCCGCTCTATTTCGAGAACACGCTGTGCGAGCGCTGCGGCTACCGGCTGGGCTATCTGCCGGATGCGGGCACCCTGTCGGCCATCGACCCCACCGACCATGACGGGGTGTGGAGCGCGCTCGCCACCAGCGAACCCCTCCACAAGTTCTGTGCGAACGCCGGATTGGACGCCTGCAACTGGATGCTGCCGGCGGATTCGCCGGACACCCATTGCGCCGCCTGCCGGCACAACCGCACCATTCCCGACCTGTCCGACACCGCCAACCTGACGCTCTGGCGCAAGCTGGAGATGGCGAAGCACCACCTGTTCTACACGCTGACCAACCTGACGCTGCCGCTGCAGACGCGGATCGAGAATCCGGAGGAAGGGCTCGCCTTCGATTTCCTGTCCGACACGGTCGCCGCCGACGGCACGGTGACGCCGGTTCTGACCGGCCACGCCAACGGCCTGATCACCATCAATGTCGCCGAGGCCGACGATGCCGAGCGCGAGAAGCGGCGCACCGACATGGGCGAGCCTTACCGCACGCTGCTCGGACATTTCCGGCACGAGATCGGCCATTATGTCTGGGACCGCCTGGTGCGCGACGACCCGGCCCTGCTGGAGCGCTTCCGCGCCCTGTTCGGCGACGAGCGCGAGGATTATGGCGAGGCGCTGAAGCGCCACTATGCCAACGGTGCGCCGGCCGACTGGCAGGCGAACTTCGTCAGTTCCTACGCCACCGCCCACCCGTGGGAGGATTTCGCCGAGACCTGGGCGCATTATCTGCACATCGTCGACACGCTGGAGACCGCCCGCGCCTTCGGGCTGAGGATCCGTCCCCGCATCACCGAGGGGGCGGAGTTGGAATCGGAAATCGACTTCAACCCCCACAAGGCCCGGCAGATCGAGGATCTGATTGACCCGTGGCTGCCGCTGACCTATGCCGTGAACAGCCTGAACCGCAGCATGGGCCAGCCTGACCTCTACCCCTTCATCCTGTCGCCGGCGGTGATCGGCAAGCTGGGATTCATGAACGGGATGGTGCGGGGGCTGGAGGGGCGTTGA